A DNA window from Ipomoea triloba cultivar NCNSP0323 chromosome 10, ASM357664v1 contains the following coding sequences:
- the LOC116033644 gene encoding 3-oxo-Delta(4,5)-steroid 5-beta-reductase-like: MSWWWAGAIGAAKKRFGEEDDAPPKHQSVALILGVTGIVGNSLAEILPLADTPGGPWKVYGVARRARPAWNADHPIHYIQCDISAEEDAQSKLSLLTDVTHVFYVTWAHRSTETENCEINRKMLRNVLNAVIPNCPDLKHICLQTGQKHYWGPFELSGKLAHDTPHHEDLPRLDAPNFYYALEDLLFDEVKKKEGLTWSVHRPALIHGFSPYSMMNIVGTLCVYAAICKHEGAPLRFPGVKAAWDDYSVCSDADLIAEQEIWAAVDPYAKNEAFNVSNGDVYKWKHFWKILAEQFGVEDGGFEEGERLTLQEMMKGKGAVWDEIVEKNNLRPTKLEDVGVWWFVDVILGICYPLDSMNKSKEHGFLGFRNTQKAFVSWIDKMKAHKIVP; encoded by the exons ATGAGCTGGTGGTGGGCCGGCGCCATTGGTGCAGCCAAG AAaaggtttggagaagaagatgacGCGCCACCCAAGCACCAGAGCGTGGCTCTAATCCTCGGCGTTACCGGCATTGTCGGCAACAGCCTCGCCGAGATCCTCCCTCTGGCCGACACGCCCGGCGGCCCATGGAAGGTTTACGGCGTCGCTCGCCGCGCAAGACCCGCCTGGAACGCCGACCACCCCATCCACTATATCCAGTGCGATATTTCCGCCGAGGAAGACGCCCAATCCAAGCTGTCACTCCTGACAGATGTCACGCACGTCTTCTACGTGACATGGGCCCACCGATCCACCGAGACGGAAAACTGTGAAATCAACCGGAAAATGTTACGGAACGTTCTAAACGCCGTTATCCCAAACTGTCCAGATCTGAAACATATCTGCCTGCAAACCGGCCAAAAACACTACTGGGGACCGTTCGAACTGTCCGGAAAACTCGCGCACGACACGCCGCACCACGAGGATTTGCCACGACTAGACGCGCCCAACTTTTACTACGCTCTCGAGGATCTCCTGTTCGACGAGGTTAAGAAAAAGGAGGGATTAACCTGGTCGGTTCACCGCCCGGCGCTCATCCACGGCTTCTCTCCGTACAGCATGATGAACATCGTCGGAACTCTCTGCGTCTACGCCGCCATCTGCAAGCACGAAGGGGCCCCACTGAGATTCCCCGGCGTTAAAGCTGCGTGGGATGACTACTCCGTTTGCTCCGATGCGGATTTGATTGCAGAGCAAGAGATCTGGGCGGCGGTGGACCCATACGCCAAGAACGAAGCTTTCAACGTCAGCAATGGCGACGTGTACAAATGGAAGCATTTCTGGAAGATCTTGGCGGAGCAGTTTGGGGTAGAAGATGGGGGATTTGAGGAGGGGGAGAGGCTTACTCTGCAGGAGATGATGAAGGGGAAAGGGGCTGTTTGGGATGAGATTGTGGAGAAAAACAACCTACGACCTACGAAATTGGAGGATGTTGGAGTGTGGTGGTTTGTGGATGTTATCTTGGGTATATGTTATCCTCTAGACAGTATGAATAAGAGCAAAGAGCATGGGTTTCTGGGGTTTAGGAACACCCAGAAAGCCTTCGTTTCATGGATTGATAAGATGAAAGCTCACAAGATTGTTCCTTAA